One genomic region from Arthrobacter sp. FB24 encodes:
- the greA gene encoding transcription elongation factor GreA produces MSTTNSATAAWLTQEAFDRLKAELDHLSGAGRAEIVQKIEAARQEGDLKENGGYHAAKEEQGKIEARIRQLTVLLRDAHVGESPADDGIVEPGMIVVARIAGDEETFLLGSREIAGDSDLDVFSEKSPLGSAIVGHKEGDKLSYTAPNGKDITVEILSAKPYAG; encoded by the coding sequence GTGTCTACCACCAACAGCGCAACTGCAGCTTGGCTTACCCAGGAAGCTTTTGACCGCCTGAAGGCAGAGCTGGACCACCTCTCCGGCGCCGGCCGGGCGGAAATCGTCCAGAAAATCGAAGCTGCCCGCCAGGAAGGCGACCTCAAGGAAAACGGCGGTTACCACGCCGCCAAGGAGGAGCAGGGCAAGATCGAGGCCCGCATCCGCCAGCTCACCGTACTGCTCCGGGACGCCCACGTGGGCGAGTCCCCGGCCGACGACGGAATTGTGGAGCCCGGAATGATCGTTGTCGCCAGGATCGCCGGAGACGAGGAGACCTTCCTGCTCGGATCCCGCGAGATCGCCGGCGATTCGGACCTTGACGTCTTCAGCGAAAAGTCCCCGCTTGGCTCTGCGATTGTCGGCCACAAGGAGGGCGACAAGCTCAGCTACACCGCCCCGAACGGCAAGGACATCACGGTGGAGATCCTCTCCGCCAAGCCGTACGCAGGCTAG
- the mca gene encoding mycothiol conjugate amidase Mca: MTASASQSKPLRLLAVHAHPDDESSKGAATMAMYAAAGVDVMVATCTDGSRGDIQNPAMEHEPHPKRDMAGARRLEMDNAAKVLGIRQRWLGFVDSGLPEGDPLPPLPPGSFALQPLEVAAAPLVRLVRDFKPHVIVSYDENGGYPHPDHIMAHRVAVEAFEAAGDPERYQGAGEPWAPGKLYYDRAFSPDRFRALHFALEEAGLQSPYAERLAAWLEADAEGHTPPPPTHPTTTQIECGDYFEARDDALRAHRTQVDPLGFFFAVSPDMQRRAWPWEDYSLIQSRVPVELPEKDLFAGLR, from the coding sequence ATGACAGCGTCTGCAAGCCAGTCAAAACCGCTCCGCCTGCTGGCAGTCCACGCTCACCCTGACGACGAGTCGAGCAAGGGCGCAGCCACCATGGCGATGTACGCAGCGGCCGGTGTTGACGTCATGGTGGCCACTTGCACCGACGGGTCGCGGGGCGACATCCAGAACCCTGCCATGGAGCACGAGCCACACCCCAAGCGCGACATGGCCGGCGCCCGGCGGCTCGAAATGGACAATGCCGCCAAGGTGCTGGGAATCCGCCAGCGCTGGCTGGGCTTCGTGGACTCAGGACTGCCTGAAGGGGACCCGTTGCCGCCGCTGCCGCCGGGCTCCTTCGCCCTCCAGCCGCTGGAGGTGGCCGCGGCTCCGCTGGTCCGGCTGGTGCGCGACTTCAAGCCCCACGTGATCGTGAGCTACGACGAGAACGGTGGCTATCCGCACCCGGACCACATCATGGCCCACCGGGTGGCCGTGGAGGCCTTCGAAGCCGCGGGCGATCCGGAACGGTACCAGGGGGCCGGCGAACCCTGGGCGCCCGGCAAGCTGTACTACGACCGTGCCTTCAGCCCTGACCGGTTCCGCGCACTGCACTTTGCCCTTGAAGAGGCGGGCCTGCAGTCGCCCTACGCCGAACGGCTGGCAGCCTGGCTCGAAGCTGATGCCGAAGGCCATACACCGCCGCCCCCGACCCACCCCACCACCACCCAGATTGAGTGCGGGGACTATTTCGAAGCCAGGGACGACGCGCTCCGCGCCCACCGCACCCAGGTGGATCCGCTGGGCTTCTTCTTCGCGGTGTCTCCGGACATGCAGCGCCGCGCCTGGCCCTGGGAAGACTACAGCCTGATCCAGTCGCGGGTGCCGGTGGAGTTGCCGGAAAAGGATCTCTTCGCCGGGCTAAGATAG
- a CDS encoding DUF4307 domain-containing protein: MTSEDQPATSAPATTTLANRYGGQKRVLSSKAKRNIGIAALVAGIGFMAWISTSLNTETVSFKDIGYSTTDATQAEIDFQVTKEPGTAAKCAVKALDAKFAVVGWKVVDIGPNPADATADGGRTTVHRAVVRTESLSVSGVVDSCWIPDGNK; encoded by the coding sequence GTGACTTCCGAGGATCAGCCGGCTACTTCGGCGCCGGCAACTACCACCCTAGCCAATCGTTACGGGGGCCAAAAGCGTGTCCTCTCGAGTAAGGCCAAGCGCAACATCGGAATCGCTGCGCTGGTCGCCGGGATCGGCTTCATGGCGTGGATCTCCACCTCCCTGAACACCGAGACAGTGTCATTCAAGGACATCGGCTACAGCACCACGGACGCCACGCAGGCGGAGATCGATTTCCAGGTCACCAAGGAGCCCGGAACCGCCGCCAAATGCGCGGTCAAAGCGCTGGATGCCAAGTTCGCGGTGGTCGGCTGGAAAGTGGTTGATATCGGGCCGAACCCTGCGGACGCCACCGCTGACGGCGGACGCACCACGGTGCACCGCGCGGTGGTTCGCACGGAGTCGTTGTCCGTTTCCGGCGTGGTGGACAGCTGCTGGATCCCCGACGGAAACAAGTAG
- the ilvA gene encoding threonine ammonia-lyase gives MKTLNSLPVTLDNVLEAQKLLEGIITRTPVESSRALGSMVGGEVFFKCENLQRAGSFKVRGAYVRMAKLSPEEKKRGVVAASAGNHAQGVAVAAKSLGIKARIYMPVGVALPKLAATRSHGAEVVLHGHNVDEALAEAQRYADETGAVFVHPFDNVDVVAGQGTVGLEILEQIPNVDTILMGVGGGGLLAGVAVAVKARARELGREIRIIGVQAENAAAYPPSLAADALVPLKKVSTMADGIAVGRPGQLPFSIIRELVDDVVTVSEDSLARALIFLLERAKMVVEPAGAVGVAALMDGKIENPGTTAVILSGGNIDPMLMLKVIQRGLSAAGRYMTVRMMLDDRPGSLATIARIIAENDANVTGLDHTRVGGSISMGDVSITVNLETKGHEHCEQVLGALRAEGFQPIVVH, from the coding sequence GTGAAAACCCTCAATAGCCTGCCCGTCACGTTGGACAATGTCCTTGAGGCGCAGAAGCTGCTTGAGGGCATTATTACGCGGACCCCGGTGGAATCGTCCCGGGCCTTGGGCAGCATGGTGGGCGGCGAGGTGTTCTTCAAGTGCGAGAACCTCCAGCGGGCGGGTTCCTTCAAGGTCCGCGGCGCGTACGTCCGCATGGCGAAGCTTTCCCCCGAAGAGAAAAAGCGCGGCGTGGTGGCGGCGTCGGCCGGAAACCACGCCCAGGGCGTGGCAGTTGCAGCCAAGAGCCTGGGCATCAAGGCGCGCATCTACATGCCGGTGGGCGTGGCTCTGCCCAAGCTTGCCGCAACCCGCAGCCACGGCGCCGAAGTGGTCCTCCACGGGCACAACGTGGACGAGGCACTCGCCGAAGCGCAGCGCTACGCCGATGAGACCGGTGCCGTCTTTGTCCACCCGTTCGACAACGTTGACGTTGTTGCCGGGCAGGGCACGGTGGGACTGGAAATCCTGGAACAGATTCCCAATGTGGACACCATCCTGATGGGAGTAGGCGGCGGAGGGCTGCTGGCCGGCGTGGCGGTGGCCGTGAAGGCCAGGGCCAGGGAGCTGGGCCGGGAGATCCGGATCATCGGCGTCCAGGCCGAAAACGCCGCGGCGTACCCGCCGTCGCTCGCCGCAGACGCCCTGGTGCCGTTGAAGAAGGTCTCCACCATGGCCGACGGCATTGCCGTGGGCCGACCGGGCCAGCTGCCGTTCAGCATCATCCGTGAACTCGTGGACGACGTCGTCACGGTCAGCGAGGACTCCCTGGCCCGGGCGCTGATCTTCCTGCTGGAACGCGCCAAGATGGTGGTGGAGCCGGCTGGCGCCGTGGGCGTCGCCGCCCTGATGGACGGCAAGATCGAAAATCCCGGCACCACGGCCGTGATCCTCTCCGGCGGCAACATCGACCCGATGCTGATGCTCAAGGTGATCCAGCGGGGCCTCTCGGCCGCCGGCCGCTACATGACGGTACGCATGATGCTGGATGACCGGCCCGGCTCGCTGGCCACGATCGCCCGGATCATCGCAGAGAACGATGCCAACGTGACCGGCCTGGACCACACCCGCGTGGGCGGTTCCATCAGCATGGGAGACGTTTCCATCACCGTCAACCTGGAGACCAAGGGCCATGAGCACTGCGAGCAGGTCCTGGGTGCGCTCCGTGCCGAAGGCTTCCAGCCGATCGTGGTCCACTAG
- the galT gene encoding galactose-1-phosphate uridylyltransferase, whose amino-acid sequence MTHITSTNLADGRELLYFDDATAGAPGSGNTRRPEETPDRRELPARSEPGEVRFDALTGEWVAVAAHRQSRTHLPPADQCPICPTTPANPSEIPAPDYDVVVFENRFPSLGPALGPVPADAGWGTTGTAFGRCEVVSFTPEHTGSFSGLSEVRARTVVEAWAHRTGALNALPGIRQVFPFENRGADIGVTLHHPHGQIYAYPYVTPRAAAMGAAARKFYDDADGRQTLTGSLLRSEREDGSRMVLEGENFSAYVPFAARWPLEVHLVPHRQVPDLAALSGEEKDELAHVYLDLLKRLDALYPTPTPYISAWHQAPLDDLLRPAGYLHLQLTSPRRADDKLKYLAGSEAAMGAFINDTTPELVAERLRTVTVPASVPKPLPEGAHA is encoded by the coding sequence ATGACTCACATCACCAGCACCAACCTTGCCGATGGCCGGGAGCTGCTCTATTTCGATGACGCTACGGCAGGGGCCCCCGGGAGCGGAAACACCCGCCGGCCGGAGGAGACTCCGGACCGCCGCGAACTGCCGGCCCGGAGCGAGCCGGGCGAAGTCAGGTTCGACGCCCTCACCGGCGAGTGGGTGGCCGTGGCTGCCCACCGCCAGAGCCGCACCCACCTTCCCCCGGCGGATCAGTGCCCCATCTGCCCGACGACCCCGGCCAACCCCTCGGAGATTCCGGCACCGGACTACGACGTGGTCGTTTTCGAGAACCGCTTCCCCTCGCTCGGGCCCGCCCTCGGGCCGGTTCCCGCCGACGCCGGCTGGGGAACCACCGGCACGGCGTTCGGCCGGTGCGAGGTGGTGTCCTTCACCCCGGAGCACACCGGTTCCTTCAGCGGGCTGAGCGAAGTCCGGGCACGTACCGTCGTCGAGGCCTGGGCACACCGCACCGGGGCCCTCAACGCGCTTCCGGGCATCCGGCAGGTCTTTCCGTTCGAGAACCGCGGCGCGGACATCGGCGTCACGCTTCACCACCCGCATGGCCAGATCTACGCATACCCCTACGTCACGCCCCGCGCCGCGGCGATGGGCGCCGCGGCAAGGAAGTTCTACGACGACGCCGACGGCCGCCAGACGCTGACCGGCTCGCTGTTGCGGTCTGAACGTGAAGACGGCAGCCGAATGGTCCTCGAAGGCGAGAACTTCAGCGCCTACGTCCCGTTCGCGGCCCGCTGGCCGCTGGAAGTGCACCTGGTCCCGCACCGCCAGGTACCGGACCTCGCGGCGCTCAGCGGCGAGGAGAAAGACGAGCTGGCGCACGTGTACCTGGACCTGCTCAAGCGTCTCGATGCGCTCTATCCGACGCCGACCCCCTATATTTCGGCCTGGCACCAGGCCCCGCTCGACGACCTGCTCCGCCCGGCCGGCTACCTCCACCTCCAGCTGACCTCCCCGCGGAGGGCCGACGATAAGCTCAAGTACCTGGCCGGTTCCGAAGCGGCCATGGGTGCTTTCATTAACGACACCACCCCGGAACTCGTGGCGGAGCGGCTGCGCACCGTTACGGTTCCGGCATCAGTCCCCAAGCCACTCCCGGAAGGCGCACACGCATGA
- a CDS encoding aldose 1-epimerase family protein, producing the protein MNPSSRHPQHSDTAASGASEGVPRRYASGRQYELRRGDALAVVTELAAGLRLYSRGGVQLTETYGDGDIPPGATGITLAPWANRVEDGVWYLNGKKQQLDITEVSRNNASHGLLRNAAYELVDEAEFSVTLEAPVFPQHGYPFLVRHRVQYLLAEDLGLVVRQTLLNDSQAPAPFVLGAHPYLRLGDVPASDLVLTVGTGSRLVADERLIPRSSEQVDGATDLRGGRTVSELDIDVAYTDLTFDGGVARQTLKASDGRSVSLWQDENCSYVHVFVTDQYPGRAKAVAIEPMTGPANAFNSGDGLRWLPAGESFTMTWGISASL; encoded by the coding sequence ATGAATCCGAGCTCACGCCACCCCCAGCACAGCGACACCGCCGCGTCAGGCGCCAGCGAGGGGGTGCCGCGCCGCTACGCCTCGGGCAGGCAGTACGAGCTCCGCCGCGGCGATGCCCTTGCCGTGGTCACGGAGCTGGCCGCGGGCCTCCGGCTCTATTCCAGGGGTGGTGTCCAGCTGACGGAGACGTACGGAGACGGGGACATCCCGCCGGGCGCCACCGGAATCACGCTGGCGCCCTGGGCCAACCGGGTGGAAGACGGCGTCTGGTACCTGAACGGCAAGAAACAGCAACTGGACATCACCGAAGTTTCGCGCAACAACGCCAGCCACGGCCTGTTGCGGAACGCCGCCTACGAGCTCGTGGACGAAGCAGAGTTCTCGGTCACCCTCGAGGCTCCGGTCTTCCCGCAGCACGGATACCCCTTCCTTGTGCGGCACCGGGTCCAGTACCTCCTGGCCGAGGACCTGGGGCTCGTAGTACGCCAGACGCTGCTCAACGATTCCCAGGCACCCGCCCCCTTCGTCCTCGGAGCCCACCCCTACCTCAGGCTGGGTGACGTGCCCGCCTCGGACCTGGTCCTCACGGTAGGCACCGGTAGCCGGCTCGTGGCAGATGAGCGTCTCATACCCCGCAGCTCGGAACAGGTCGACGGCGCTACGGACCTGCGAGGCGGCCGGACGGTGTCCGAACTGGATATCGACGTCGCCTATACAGACCTTACGTTCGACGGCGGCGTGGCACGCCAAACGCTGAAGGCATCTGACGGCCGCAGCGTAAGCCTCTGGCAGGACGAAAACTGCAGCTACGTCCACGTCTTTGTCACCGATCAGTACCCCGGCAGGGCCAAAGCTGTTGCCATTGAACCCATGACCGGCCCGGCAAATGCGTTCAACAGCGGCGACGGGCTGCGCTGGCTGCCGGCAGGGGAGTCGTTCACCATGACCTGGGGCATCAGCGCCTCCCTGTAG
- a CDS encoding AI-2E family transporter: MTPAEDSVPNQRPDANIGAALPAAHDGPAPAGPAPSAPLRVVTDRELDQDIPYGVRIAASWAWRLGLILLVVAALIWMLSKISFLIIPVMVAALLAGLLSPVTRWLKARRVPNGGAVAITVLGFLGLIGGSLALVGRQLVAGFSELWSEALTGIQQIQGWLADGPLHLTAAQMDQYLQEATAALQNNSSSILSGALSFGSTAGHFAAGLILALFVLIFFLLEGDRIWAFLVRLLPRKARAATFGAGRKGWASMVSYARIQMFVAFVDAVGIGVGAAIIGVPLALPLGVLVFIGSFIPIVGALVTGAVAVLLALVANGWVNALVMLGIVLLVQQLESHILQPLVMGKAVALHPVAVILSVAAGSYLAGIPGALFSVPILAVANSAIRYIAARTWEHERVLVADGPGVTGDSGSSQDNTFKDVYLPGANPGRGKGAAQPTGNPAGNAGPDAPAEFPKGD, from the coding sequence ATGACGCCAGCTGAGGACTCCGTACCAAACCAGAGACCGGATGCCAACATTGGCGCGGCCTTGCCCGCAGCCCACGACGGCCCTGCACCTGCGGGCCCCGCGCCTTCGGCCCCGCTGCGCGTGGTGACCGACCGTGAACTGGACCAGGACATTCCCTACGGTGTGCGGATCGCCGCGTCGTGGGCCTGGCGGCTCGGGCTCATCCTGCTGGTCGTTGCCGCACTGATCTGGATGCTGAGCAAGATCAGCTTCCTGATCATCCCCGTGATGGTGGCAGCGCTGCTGGCAGGGCTGCTGAGTCCGGTGACCCGCTGGCTCAAGGCACGCCGCGTCCCCAACGGAGGCGCCGTGGCCATCACCGTGCTGGGCTTCCTCGGACTCATCGGAGGTTCCCTGGCGCTCGTGGGACGGCAGCTTGTCGCCGGATTCAGCGAGCTGTGGAGCGAGGCGCTGACAGGGATCCAGCAGATCCAGGGCTGGCTGGCGGACGGACCGCTCCACCTGACAGCGGCGCAGATGGACCAGTATCTGCAGGAGGCAACCGCTGCCCTGCAGAACAACAGCAGCAGCATCCTCAGCGGCGCCTTGTCCTTCGGCAGCACCGCAGGACATTTTGCCGCGGGACTCATCCTGGCCTTGTTCGTCCTGATCTTCTTCCTCCTCGAAGGCGACCGGATCTGGGCTTTCCTGGTCCGGCTGCTGCCACGGAAGGCCCGCGCCGCCACTTTCGGAGCAGGCCGCAAGGGCTGGGCGTCCATGGTCAGCTACGCCCGCATCCAGATGTTCGTGGCTTTCGTGGATGCCGTTGGTATCGGCGTGGGCGCAGCCATCATCGGCGTCCCGCTGGCGCTTCCGCTGGGCGTGCTGGTCTTCATCGGTTCCTTCATCCCGATTGTGGGCGCCCTGGTCACCGGAGCCGTGGCTGTCCTCCTTGCCCTCGTGGCCAACGGGTGGGTCAATGCGCTGGTCATGCTCGGGATCGTTCTGCTCGTCCAGCAACTGGAAAGCCACATCCTGCAGCCGCTCGTGATGGGCAAGGCGGTGGCCCTGCACCCGGTGGCCGTTATCCTGTCCGTGGCGGCCGGTTCCTACCTCGCCGGCATCCCGGGCGCTCTCTTCTCGGTGCCCATCCTCGCCGTAGCAAACTCGGCGATTCGATATATTGCTGCCAGAACGTGGGAACATGAAAGAGTGCTGGTGGCGGATGGCCCGGGTGTAACCGGGGACTCCGGATCCAGCCAGGACAACACCTTCAAGGATGTCTACCTTCCCGGTGCAAACCCGGGCCGCGGCAAGGGCGCCGCACAGCCAACGGGAAATCCCGCCGGAAATGCCGGCCCGGACGCCCCAGCCGAATTCCCCAAAGGAGACTAG
- the galK gene encoding galactokinase, giving the protein MTAPTGSNTPGNSNPRDSKLGNKDLEARFRDAFGSVPDGVWQAPGRVNLIGEHTDYNDGFVLPFAIDRTARVAVRVRPDSTLRLLSTYGDQGMTTADTSSLDGSRAKGWTKYPLGVIWALQERGVAVPGLDLLLDSNVPLGAGLSSSHAIECAVISALNELTGAGLTAEEMVLATQRAENDFVGAPTGIMDQSASLRGARGHAVFLDCRDQSARLVPFETEPAGLVLLVIDTKVSHSHADGGYASRRASCELGAEVLGVKALRDVGVKDLDEASGLLDEVTFRRVRHVVTENDRVLQTVELLGSAGPGAIGPLLDASHLSMRDDFEISCPELDLAVDTSRASGAIGARMTGGGFGGAAIALTPVAAEQQVRTAVEQAFSRAGFRKPDIFTVTPAAGAMRVV; this is encoded by the coding sequence ATGACCGCCCCAACAGGCAGCAACACTCCTGGCAACAGCAACCCCCGCGACAGCAAGCTGGGAAACAAGGACCTCGAAGCGCGGTTCCGGGACGCCTTCGGTTCCGTCCCCGACGGCGTCTGGCAGGCGCCGGGCCGCGTGAACCTGATTGGCGAGCACACCGACTACAACGACGGCTTCGTGCTCCCGTTCGCTATCGACCGGACAGCCCGGGTGGCTGTCCGGGTGCGCCCCGACTCCACGCTCCGGCTGCTGTCCACCTACGGAGACCAGGGCATGACCACGGCGGACACCTCGTCACTGGACGGCTCGCGCGCCAAGGGCTGGACCAAGTATCCGCTCGGCGTCATCTGGGCGCTCCAGGAGCGCGGGGTCGCGGTGCCCGGCCTTGACCTGCTGCTGGACTCCAACGTTCCCCTCGGCGCCGGACTCTCCTCGTCCCACGCCATTGAGTGCGCCGTCATCTCCGCCCTCAACGAGCTGACCGGCGCAGGGCTTACAGCCGAGGAAATGGTCCTGGCCACCCAGCGCGCCGAGAATGACTTTGTCGGAGCGCCCACGGGCATCATGGACCAGTCCGCCTCGCTGCGCGGCGCGAGGGGCCATGCCGTCTTTTTGGACTGCCGGGACCAGAGTGCCCGCCTGGTGCCGTTCGAGACGGAGCCGGCAGGCCTGGTGCTGCTGGTGATCGACACCAAGGTTTCCCACTCCCACGCCGACGGCGGCTACGCGTCGCGCCGCGCCTCGTGCGAGCTCGGGGCCGAAGTGCTGGGCGTCAAAGCGCTGCGGGACGTCGGGGTGAAGGACCTGGACGAAGCCAGCGGTCTCCTGGATGAGGTCACGTTCCGCCGGGTCCGGCACGTCGTCACCGAGAACGACCGCGTCCTGCAGACCGTGGAACTCCTCGGCTCAGCCGGACCGGGCGCCATCGGGCCACTCCTCGATGCCAGTCACCTCTCCATGCGTGACGACTTCGAGATTTCGTGCCCCGAACTGGACCTTGCCGTCGACACCTCCCGGGCCAGCGGAGCCATCGGCGCCCGCATGACAGGCGGCGGTTTTGGCGGCGCAGCTATCGCCCTCACACCGGTGGCCGCCGAGCAGCAGGTACGCACCGCCGTCGAGCAGGCTTTCTCCCGCGCGGGGTTCAGGAAGCCGGACATCTTCACGGTTACCCCTGCGGCCGGGGCGATGCGGGTCGTATAG
- a CDS encoding thioredoxin domain-containing protein: MKAADSANGGPVGSRPGAAWPGAANSLAGEPSAYLRQHADNPVHWRPFGDEAFGFAAERDVPVFLSIGYAACHWCHVMAHESFEDQETADFLNANFVAIKVDREERPDVDAVYMAATQAISGEGGWPMSVFLMPDGRAFHAGTYFPPRPMPGRPSFRQVLEAVREAWLERREAVEHNAETLARGMAETQLAAAVRLAGVPDPVDAALLSGAVRVLARSEDQIDGGFGTAPKFPPSPLLEFLIRHAAVASETADAAKDMAGRTLAAMARSALFDQLDGGFARYSVTRDWSVPHFEKMLYDNAQLLRAYVHWVRLGGDAVYTAGEAADVASRTADWMIASLGLAGYAAEPDEGPDEGLGPDQGSKAEQVEAFASSLDADTVVDGRHLEGASYLWTPEELVEVLGPDDGPAVARLMNVRAEGTVTPTASPLHPGGRSDDAGQQLWDRARPRLLAARSARPQPARDDKVVAGWNGLALAALAEAGAVLDRPGLVAAAERTAAYLERVHWQPPRAGDQGTEPGTLVRVSHGGRAKGIGGLLEDYAFCVDGLLALYGVTGSDRWYRLAEDILQAACRRFAADGTLVDTAGESSQVFNAQGQRAGLEPFDNATPSGAAAFAGALLGHAALSGSSDHRVMAGNILSLLPPLATRAPRAAGWLLATAQAALAGPVEAAVVGPAGSARAELHHALMMSASPGLVVAVASDAGVPAAGAAPPAVPLLEGRTAAPDGSPQVYLCRGMVCERPVASVAELLERLATLAG, translated from the coding sequence ATGAAGGCCGCGGACAGCGCTAACGGCGGCCCTGTCGGATCCCGGCCCGGCGCAGCCTGGCCGGGTGCAGCCAACTCCCTGGCTGGCGAACCATCGGCTTACTTGAGGCAGCACGCGGACAACCCCGTGCACTGGCGGCCGTTCGGCGATGAAGCGTTCGGTTTCGCAGCTGAGCGCGACGTCCCCGTGTTCCTGTCTATCGGCTACGCCGCCTGCCACTGGTGCCACGTGATGGCACACGAATCGTTCGAAGACCAGGAAACCGCGGACTTCCTGAATGCCAATTTCGTGGCCATCAAGGTGGACAGGGAAGAGCGCCCGGACGTGGACGCCGTCTACATGGCCGCGACCCAGGCGATCAGCGGCGAGGGCGGCTGGCCGATGTCGGTCTTCCTTATGCCGGACGGCCGCGCCTTCCATGCCGGAACATACTTCCCGCCACGGCCCATGCCCGGCCGGCCCTCGTTCCGCCAGGTTCTCGAGGCGGTCCGCGAAGCGTGGCTGGAACGGCGCGAGGCCGTCGAACACAACGCCGAGACCTTGGCCCGCGGGATGGCCGAAACTCAGCTTGCCGCCGCTGTCCGGCTGGCCGGGGTGCCGGACCCGGTGGACGCCGCACTGCTCTCCGGGGCGGTCCGCGTCCTGGCCCGCTCCGAAGACCAGATCGACGGCGGGTTCGGCACCGCGCCGAAATTCCCGCCGTCGCCCCTATTGGAATTCCTGATCCGGCACGCCGCAGTTGCGTCGGAAACCGCCGACGCGGCAAAGGACATGGCGGGCAGGACGCTGGCAGCGATGGCCCGGTCCGCGCTGTTCGACCAGCTGGACGGCGGATTTGCACGGTATTCCGTGACGCGCGACTGGTCCGTTCCGCACTTTGAAAAGATGCTCTACGACAACGCCCAGCTGCTGCGCGCCTATGTCCACTGGGTCCGACTCGGGGGCGATGCCGTATATACCGCCGGGGAAGCGGCGGACGTCGCGTCCCGCACGGCGGACTGGATGATCGCCTCGTTGGGCCTTGCCGGTTACGCGGCGGAGCCGGACGAGGGGCCGGACGAGGGGCTGGGGCCGGACCAGGGTTCCAAAGCGGAGCAGGTCGAGGCCTTCGCGTCCTCGCTGGACGCGGACACCGTGGTGGACGGCCGGCACCTCGAGGGCGCCAGCTACCTCTGGACACCGGAGGAGCTGGTGGAGGTCCTGGGACCGGACGACGGACCTGCAGTAGCGCGGCTGATGAATGTCCGTGCCGAGGGAACCGTGACCCCGACGGCTTCCCCCTTGCATCCGGGCGGCCGGTCCGACGACGCCGGGCAGCAGCTGTGGGATCGGGCGCGGCCGCGTCTGCTGGCTGCGCGTTCGGCGCGTCCCCAGCCCGCCAGGGACGACAAGGTCGTGGCCGGCTGGAACGGGCTGGCCCTCGCCGCGCTCGCTGAAGCAGGGGCCGTCCTGGACCGGCCCGGGCTCGTCGCTGCTGCAGAGCGAACTGCCGCCTACCTTGAACGCGTCCACTGGCAGCCGCCTCGCGCCGGGGACCAGGGCACGGAACCCGGCACCCTGGTGCGGGTTTCGCACGGCGGCCGTGCCAAGGGTATCGGCGGCCTGCTCGAAGACTACGCCTTCTGCGTGGACGGGCTCCTGGCCCTTTACGGAGTGACTGGAAGTGACCGGTGGTACCGGCTCGCCGAAGACATCCTGCAGGCTGCCTGCCGGCGGTTCGCCGCGGACGGAACACTCGTGGACACTGCCGGAGAGTCGTCCCAGGTATTCAACGCCCAGGGGCAGCGGGCCGGCCTCGAACCCTTCGACAATGCCACGCCAAGCGGCGCGGCCGCGTTCGCCGGGGCCCTCCTGGGCCATGCCGCGCTTTCCGGTTCCAGCGACCATCGCGTCATGGCCGGCAACATCTTGTCGCTGCTGCCGCCGCTGGCAACCCGGGCGCCGCGGGCGGCAGGCTGGCTCCTGGCCACGGCGCAGGCTGCGCTGGCAGGGCCCGTGGAGGCCGCCGTCGTCGGACCCGCCGGTTCCGCGCGGGCGGAACTCCACCACGCCCTCATGATGTCCGCCAGCCCTGGCCTGGTTGTGGCGGTTGCGTCCGACGCCGGGGTCCCGGCGGCCGGTGCCGCCCCACCTGCCGTGCCGCTGCTGGAGGGCAGGACGGCGGCGCCGGACGGCTCGCCGCAGGTGTACCTCTGCCGCGGGATGGTGTGCGAACGCCCGGTGGCCTCCGTGGCGGAACTTCTGGAGCGACTGGCTACGCTGGCCGGATGA
- a CDS encoding rhomboid family intramembrane serine protease: protein MVLDAQGGRPQVRHTAAARAQGGLLITGLFVVLLFVIEFVNAATFHALNRTFGLRPRSADGLLDILTFPLFHANLGHVVSNALPLIIFGFLVFMSGLRVFVTAVAFSWLGSGLVVWLIGGWGITVGASGLVFGLFAFLLVRGFFNSSWWQIALSVLLFLSYGGILFGILPGVAGFVSWQAHLGGALGGVAAAMLLRPRRLPQERQVAEDRAPRN from the coding sequence ATGGTGCTGGATGCTCAGGGGGGCCGGCCGCAAGTGAGGCACACCGCTGCCGCACGCGCCCAGGGCGGACTGTTGATCACAGGACTGTTCGTAGTCCTCCTGTTTGTGATCGAGTTCGTCAACGCGGCAACGTTCCATGCATTGAACCGGACGTTCGGGCTACGTCCGCGCAGCGCCGACGGACTGCTGGACATCCTCACGTTCCCGCTGTTCCACGCCAATCTGGGCCACGTTGTCTCCAACGCGCTGCCGCTGATCATCTTCGGCTTCCTCGTTTTTATGTCCGGGCTCCGGGTCTTCGTCACCGCGGTGGCCTTCAGCTGGCTCGGTTCGGGCCTGGTCGTGTGGCTGATCGGCGGCTGGGGGATCACGGTGGGCGCGTCGGGCCTGGTGTTTGGCCTGTTTGCCTTCCTGCTGGTCCGGGGCTTCTTCAACAGCAGCTGGTGGCAGATAGCGCTGTCAGTACTCCTGTTCCTCAGCTACGGCGGAATCCTGTTCGGCATCCTTCCCGGCGTGGCAGGGTTCGTTTCCTGGCAGGCGCACCTGGGCGGAGCGCTGGGCGGCGTCGCCGCCGCCATGCTGCTGAGGCCCCGGCGGCTTCCGCAGGAACGCCAGGTCGCGGAAGACCGGGCCCCCAGGAATTAA